The Streptomyces camelliae genome window below encodes:
- a CDS encoding MFS transporter codes for MATTTPAGVRAHAKHGGGSAAEHAPMTHRQIMEALSGLLLGLFAAILSSTIVTNALPTIIKDLGGGQSAYTWVVTAALLSMTASVPLWGKLADLVSKKALVQISLVIYVIGSVVAGLAQNPAMLISARVIQGLGAGGLSALVQVIMAAMISPRERGRYSGYTGATFAVATVGGPLLGGVITDTSWLGWRYCLFVGIPFALIALVVLQKTLHLPVAKRKVKVDWTGAFFITAAASLLLIWVTFANDKYDWLSWQTYTMVGGTIVLALLFVLTETKAAEPIIPLRLFRNRTITLASLASLFVGVGMYSGTVFFSQYFQLARDKSPTMSGVMTIPMIGGLFVASMVSGRFITSTGRWKGWLVGGAVSLTAGLALLGLMRYDTPYWELSIYMALLGIGVGTMMQNLVLSTQNQVAPQDLGSASSVVSFFRSLGGAVGVGVLGSVMSERITHHAKDTITELSPKAQQAAAHAVGSGNLPDMNALPAPVRNWLEGAYGHGIADVFLYAAPFALIAFITVLFIKEVPLRTSGALAQAAQEKTGAAPAAAAAVETVRENAVQEPAPEKVPSWAQPVVADTSAETTATATATQVMTAVATITEPGSGAGGGTPVHGFVRGAESAPVAQAAVTLISLSGRQLGRAVAQADGSYSVDAPGTGSYVLIASADGYQPQASTVVVGEEPLSYDILLSGTSGLTGVVRAAGSALPVKDAMVIVTDVRGDLLATAATGEQGEFALTDLVPGTVTLAVNATGFRPRALPVEIGATGVTRIEIDLDAGARLQGVVRAPHGPLADARVTLVDQAGNVVGTATTGTDGAYAFTDLDSGEYTVIATGYPPVATALTLAGTGVDGHAIELAHPGE; via the coding sequence ATGGCAACCACCACACCAGCCGGTGTGCGGGCTCACGCCAAGCACGGGGGAGGCTCCGCCGCGGAGCACGCCCCCATGACACACCGGCAGATCATGGAGGCGCTGTCCGGCCTGCTGCTGGGCCTGTTCGCCGCCATCCTCTCCTCGACGATCGTCACCAACGCACTGCCGACGATCATCAAGGACCTCGGCGGCGGCCAGTCCGCGTACACCTGGGTCGTCACGGCGGCACTGCTCTCCATGACCGCCTCCGTGCCGCTGTGGGGCAAGCTCGCCGACCTGGTCAGCAAGAAGGCCCTCGTCCAGATATCCCTGGTCATCTACGTCATCGGCTCGGTCGTCGCCGGTCTCGCGCAGAACCCGGCGATGCTGATCAGCGCGCGTGTCATCCAGGGCCTCGGCGCCGGCGGTCTGTCCGCCCTGGTGCAGGTCATCATGGCCGCGATGATCTCCCCGCGCGAGCGCGGCCGGTACTCCGGCTACACCGGCGCCACCTTCGCCGTCGCCACCGTCGGCGGCCCGCTGCTCGGCGGTGTCATCACCGACACCTCCTGGCTCGGCTGGCGCTACTGCCTCTTCGTCGGTATCCCCTTCGCGCTGATCGCGCTGGTCGTGCTGCAGAAGACGCTGCACCTGCCGGTCGCCAAGCGGAAGGTCAAGGTCGACTGGACCGGCGCCTTCTTCATCACCGCCGCCGCCTCGCTGCTGCTGATCTGGGTCACCTTCGCCAACGACAAGTACGACTGGCTGTCCTGGCAGACGTACACGATGGTGGGCGGCACGATCGTGCTCGCGCTGCTGTTCGTGCTCACCGAGACCAAGGCCGCCGAGCCGATCATCCCGCTGCGCCTGTTCCGCAACCGCACCATCACGCTGGCCTCGCTGGCCTCGCTGTTCGTCGGTGTCGGCATGTACTCGGGCACCGTGTTCTTCTCGCAGTACTTCCAGCTGGCCCGCGACAAGTCGCCGACGATGTCCGGCGTCATGACCATCCCGATGATCGGCGGCCTGTTCGTCGCGTCCATGGTCTCCGGCCGCTTCATCACCAGCACCGGCCGCTGGAAGGGCTGGCTGGTCGGCGGCGCTGTCTCCCTCACGGCGGGCCTCGCCCTGCTCGGCCTGATGCGCTACGACACCCCGTACTGGGAGCTGTCGATCTACATGGCGCTGCTCGGCATCGGCGTCGGCACGATGATGCAGAACCTGGTGCTGTCCACGCAGAACCAGGTCGCCCCGCAGGACCTGGGCTCCGCCTCCTCCGTGGTGAGCTTCTTCCGCTCCCTCGGCGGTGCGGTCGGCGTCGGCGTGCTCGGCTCGGTCATGTCGGAGCGGATCACCCACCACGCCAAGGACACCATCACCGAGCTGAGCCCGAAGGCGCAGCAGGCCGCGGCCCACGCCGTCGGCAGCGGCAACCTGCCCGACATGAACGCGCTGCCGGCCCCGGTGCGCAACTGGCTGGAGGGCGCCTACGGCCACGGCATCGCGGACGTCTTCCTCTACGCGGCCCCGTTCGCGCTGATCGCGTTCATCACGGTGCTGTTCATCAAGGAGGTCCCGCTGCGCACGTCCGGCGCGCTGGCCCAGGCCGCGCAGGAGAAGACCGGGGCGGCGCCCGCGGCGGCCGCCGCCGTAGAGACCGTCAGGGAGAACGCTGTGCAGGAACCCGCGCCCGAGAAGGTGCCCAGCTGGGCCCAGCCCGTCGTGGCGGACACCTCCGCCGAGACGACCGCCACCGCCACCGCCACCCAGGTGATGACGGCGGTCGCGACGATCACCGAGCCCGGCTCGGGCGCCGGCGGCGGCACCCCGGTGCACGGCTTCGTCCGCGGCGCCGAGAGCGCCCCGGTCGCGCAGGCCGCGGTCACCCTGATCTCGCTGTCCGGCCGCCAGCTGGGCCGCGCGGTCGCCCAGGCCGACGGCTCCTACTCCGTCGACGCCCCCGGCACGGGCAGTTACGTCCTCATCGCCTCCGCCGACGGCTACCAGCCGCAGGCCTCCACCGTCGTGGTGGGCGAGGAGCCGCTGTCGTACGACATCCTGCTCAGCGGCACCAGCGGGCTGACCGGTGTGGTCCGGGCCGCGGGCAGCGCGCTGCCGGTCAAGGACGCCATGGTGATCGTCACCGACGTCCGCGGTGATCTGCTGGCCACCGCCGCCACCGGCGAGCAGGGCGAGTTCGCCCTCACCGACCTGGTGCCCGGCACGGTCACCCTGGCCGTCAACGCGACCGGGTTCCGGCCGCGCGCGCTGCCGGTCGAGATCGGCGCCACCGGGGTCACCCGGATCGAGATCGACCTGGACGCCGGCGCCCGGCTCCAGGGCGTCGTCCGGGCCCCGCACGGCCCGCTGGCCGACGCCCGTGTGACCCTCGTCGACCAGGCGGGCAACGTGGTCGGCACCGCCACCACCGGTACGGACGGCGCGTACGCCTTCACCGACCTGGACAGCGGCGAGTACACCGTCATCGCGACCGGCTACCCGCCGGTGGCCACCGCGCTGACCCTCGCCGGCACCGGAGTCGACGGCCACGCGATCGAACTCGCCCACCCCGGCGAGTAG
- a CDS encoding MarR family winged helix-turn-helix transcriptional regulator has product MAERTQFEELARQLSAVGAVKRDLGRILPPDCPAGSAAVLTLLGRHGDMRMSKLAELLAVDMSVTSRHVAHVAARGWIERLPDPADKRSRILRLTPSGLAQLDELSRRTTHLLAERLADWTDDEVGQLIRLMTRLRDSFGGCRSAPVRLPAPVATETTPAFEETTRTPAST; this is encoded by the coding sequence ATGGCCGAGCGGACGCAGTTCGAAGAGCTGGCGCGTCAGCTCAGTGCCGTCGGAGCCGTGAAACGGGACCTGGGGCGGATCCTGCCGCCCGACTGCCCGGCCGGCTCGGCCGCCGTGCTGACCCTGCTGGGGCGCCACGGCGACATGCGCATGAGCAAGCTCGCGGAGCTGCTCGCCGTGGACATGTCGGTCACCAGCCGGCATGTCGCGCACGTCGCCGCGCGCGGCTGGATCGAGCGGCTGCCGGATCCGGCGGACAAGCGCTCGCGGATCCTGCGGCTGACGCCCTCGGGGCTCGCGCAGCTCGACGAGCTGTCCCGGCGGACCACGCATCTGCTCGCCGAGCGGCTCGCCGACTGGACCGACGACGAGGTCGGCCAGCTCATCCGGCTGATGACCCGCCTGCGCGACTCGTTCGGCGGCTGCCGGTCCGCCCCGGTCCGGCTCCCCGCCCCCGTGGCCACGGAGACCACGCCCGCATTCGAAGAGACCACCCGTACACCCGCAAGCACGTAA
- a CDS encoding RNA polymerase sigma factor SigF — protein sequence MSADQGSSKVLTPAPSAAAPKELDALDVLDGIEAVTALDAVPSPSAQAPALPASGDIDTRTLSRSLFLRLAALGEDSPERAYVRDTLIELNLPLVRYAAARFRSRNEPMEDIVQVGTIGLIKAIDRFDCERGVEFPTFAMPTVVGEIKRFFRDTSWSVRVPRRLQELRLALTKASDELSQKLDRSPTVTELAAVLGVSEEDVVDGLAVGNAYTASSLDSPAPEDDGGEGSLADRLGYEDTALEGVEYRESLKPLLAKLPPRERRIIMLRFFANMTQSQIGEEVGISQMHVSRLLTRTLAQLREGLISD from the coding sequence ATGTCCGCAGACCAGGGCAGCTCGAAGGTGCTGACGCCCGCGCCGAGCGCGGCAGCGCCCAAGGAGCTCGACGCTCTCGACGTCCTCGACGGAATCGAGGCCGTCACGGCCCTCGACGCCGTGCCGTCCCCGTCCGCCCAGGCGCCGGCCCTGCCGGCCTCGGGGGACATCGACACCCGCACCCTGTCCCGTTCACTGTTCCTGCGTCTCGCCGCCCTCGGCGAGGACAGCCCCGAGCGGGCCTACGTCCGGGACACCCTGATCGAGCTGAACCTGCCGCTGGTCCGCTACGCGGCCGCGCGCTTCCGCTCGCGCAACGAGCCGATGGAGGACATCGTCCAGGTCGGCACCATCGGCCTGATCAAGGCGATCGACCGCTTCGACTGCGAACGGGGTGTGGAGTTCCCGACGTTCGCGATGCCGACGGTGGTCGGGGAGATCAAGCGCTTCTTCCGGGACACCTCGTGGTCGGTCCGTGTGCCGCGCCGCCTCCAGGAGCTGCGCCTGGCCCTCACCAAGGCCAGCGACGAGCTCTCCCAGAAGCTGGACCGCTCCCCGACGGTGACGGAGCTGGCCGCCGTGCTCGGCGTCTCCGAGGAGGACGTGGTCGACGGCCTCGCGGTCGGCAACGCCTACACCGCCTCCTCCCTCGACTCCCCGGCCCCCGAGGACGACGGCGGCGAGGGCTCCCTGGCCGACCGCCTCGGCTACGAGGACACGGCCCTGGAGGGCGTGGAGTACCGCGAGTCCCTCAAGCCCCTCCTGGCCAAACTCCCGCCCCGCGAACGCCGGATCATCATGCTCCGCTTCTTCGCCAACATGACCCAGTCCCAGATCGGTGAGGAGGTCGGCATCTCCCAGATGCACGTCTCCCGGCTGCTGACCCGGACGCTGGCGCAGTTGCGGGAAGGCCTGATCTCGGACTGA
- a CDS encoding RNA polymerase sigma factor SigF has product MTVSASTALPQELPQEEVAADPAPATPAPVAPEKRRSADTRALTQVLFAELKELTPGTPEHNRVRGALIEANLPLVRYAAARFRSRNEPMEDVVQVGTIGLINAIDRFDPDRGVQFPTFAMPTVVGEIKRYFRDNVRTVHVPRRLHELWVQVNSATEDLTTAFGRQPSTAEIAERLRISEDEVLSCIEAGRSYHATSLEAAQEGDGLPGLLDRIGYEDPALDGVEHRDLVRHLLVQLPEREQRILLLRYYSNLTQSQISAELGVSQMHVSRLLARSFQRLRSANRIDA; this is encoded by the coding sequence TTGACCGTGTCGGCCAGTACCGCGCTGCCCCAGGAGCTGCCTCAGGAGGAGGTGGCCGCCGACCCCGCTCCCGCCACCCCCGCTCCCGTGGCCCCCGAGAAGCGGCGCAGCGCCGACACCCGCGCCCTCACCCAGGTGCTCTTCGCCGAGCTGAAGGAGCTCACCCCGGGCACCCCGGAGCACAACCGGGTGCGCGGGGCGCTGATCGAGGCGAACCTCCCGCTCGTGCGCTACGCGGCCGCCCGGTTCCGCTCCCGCAACGAGCCGATGGAGGACGTCGTCCAGGTCGGCACCATCGGCCTGATCAACGCCATCGACCGGTTCGACCCCGACCGGGGCGTGCAGTTCCCGACCTTCGCGATGCCGACCGTCGTCGGCGAGATCAAGCGCTACTTCCGGGACAACGTCCGCACGGTCCACGTACCGCGCCGGCTGCACGAGCTGTGGGTGCAGGTCAACAGCGCGACCGAGGACCTGACCACGGCCTTCGGGCGCCAGCCGTCCACCGCCGAGATCGCCGAGCGGCTGCGGATCAGCGAGGACGAGGTGCTGAGCTGCATCGAGGCGGGACGGTCGTACCACGCCACCTCCCTGGAGGCCGCGCAGGAGGGCGACGGACTGCCCGGCCTGCTGGACCGCATCGGCTACGAGGATCCGGCCCTCGACGGCGTGGAACACCGCGACCTGGTCCGGCACCTGCTCGTCCAACTCCCCGAGCGCGAACAGCGCATCCTGCTTCTGCGCTACTACAGCAATCTCACCCAGTCACAGATCAGCGCGGAACTCGGCGTCTCCCAGATGCACGTCTCGCGTCTCCTCGCCCGCAGCTTCCAGCGGCTGCGCTCCGCGAACCGCATCGACGCTTAG
- a CDS encoding Dabb family protein yields the protein MIRHLVLFKLNEGVERDDPRVVAGVAAFEALGGQIEELRFWECGWNISDRPIAYDFAINSAVEDPDALKRYLEHPAHQAGVALWREFATWVIADYEF from the coding sequence ATGATCCGCCATCTGGTCCTCTTCAAGCTCAACGAGGGCGTCGAGCGGGACGATCCGCGCGTCGTGGCCGGCGTGGCGGCCTTCGAGGCGCTGGGCGGGCAGATCGAGGAGCTGCGCTTCTGGGAGTGCGGCTGGAACATCAGCGACCGGCCGATCGCCTACGACTTCGCGATCAACTCTGCGGTCGAGGACCCCGACGCCCTCAAGCGCTACCTGGAGCACCCGGCGCACCAGGCGGGCGTCGCGCTGTGGCGCGAGTTCGCCACGTGGGTGATCGCCGACTACGAGTTCTGA
- the tadA gene encoding tRNA adenosine(34) deaminase TadA, which translates to MRLALDEAEQAVRGGDVPVGAVVLSPDGTTVLGAGHNEREATGDPTAHAEVLAIRRAAARLGEWRLTGCTLVVTLEPCTMCAGALVQSRVDRVVYGARDDKAGAAGSLWDVIRDRRLNHRPEVVEGVLAAECALLLTEFFRDR; encoded by the coding sequence ATGCGGCTCGCCCTGGACGAGGCCGAGCAGGCCGTCCGGGGCGGGGACGTCCCCGTCGGCGCCGTCGTGCTGTCCCCGGACGGTACGACGGTGCTCGGCGCCGGGCACAACGAGCGCGAGGCCACCGGCGATCCCACGGCCCACGCCGAGGTGCTCGCGATCCGGCGGGCCGCGGCACGGCTCGGGGAGTGGCGGCTGACCGGCTGCACGCTCGTCGTCACCCTGGAGCCGTGCACGATGTGCGCGGGCGCCCTCGTCCAGTCCCGCGTCGACCGGGTCGTCTACGGCGCCCGGGACGACAAGGCGGGCGCGGCGGGCTCCCTGTGGGACGTGATCCGCGACCGCCGGCTCAACCACCGGCCCGAGGTCGTCGAGGGCGTCCTGGCGGCGGAGTGCGCCCTGCTCCTCACGGAGTTCTTCCGCGACCGCTGA
- the upp gene encoding uracil phosphoribosyltransferase — MRLHVVDHPLVAHKLTTLRDQRTDSATFRRLADELVTLLAYEATRDVRTEAVDIRTPVAQTTGVKLARPRPLVVPILRAGLGMLDGMVRLLPTAEVGFLGMIRNEETLQASTYASRMPEDLSGRQVYVLDPMLATGGTLVAAIQELIKRGADDVTAVVLLAAPEGVEVMERELAGTPVTVVTAAVDDHLNEHGYIVPGLGDAGDRLYGAAE, encoded by the coding sequence ATGCGTCTCCACGTCGTCGACCACCCCCTGGTCGCCCACAAGCTCACCACGCTGCGCGACCAGCGCACCGACTCCGCGACCTTCCGCCGCCTCGCCGACGAGCTGGTCACCCTGCTCGCCTACGAGGCCACGCGGGACGTGCGCACCGAGGCCGTCGACATCCGGACGCCGGTCGCGCAGACCACCGGCGTCAAGCTGGCCCGCCCGCGCCCGCTGGTCGTGCCGATCCTGCGCGCCGGTCTCGGCATGCTGGACGGCATGGTCCGGCTGCTGCCGACCGCCGAGGTGGGCTTCCTGGGCATGATCCGCAACGAGGAGACCCTCCAGGCCTCCACGTACGCCTCGCGCATGCCGGAGGACCTCTCGGGCCGCCAGGTGTACGTCCTGGACCCGATGCTGGCCACGGGCGGCACACTGGTCGCGGCGATCCAGGAGCTGATCAAGCGCGGTGCGGACGATGTGACGGCCGTGGTCCTGCTGGCCGCGCCGGAGGGCGTCGAGGTCATGGAGCGTGAGCTCGCGGGTACGCCGGTGACGGTCGTCACGGCGGCCGTCGACGACCACCTCAACGAGCACGGGTACATCGTGCCGGGGCTGGGAGACGCCGGGGATCGGCTGTACGGGGCCGCTGAGTAG
- a CDS encoding LytR C-terminal domain-containing protein, translating into MSMLTPRGMGGQYRITGDKYPRMRPPRRRGRLVAAVVASVCALGLIGWGTLQLIDVFTGGGKKTSAAGSKTDCRAKAGTAATATPAAQVKTLPKPGQITVNVYNATARTGLAKATADELKKRGFRIGDVGNAPGEFDKKVKGTGILLGPADAQNTSVAVLGTQLADAERRTDAGRKGADLDLILGDAFKGLTKPADAQQALTALTDPQPTASPKKGC; encoded by the coding sequence ATGAGCATGCTGACACCCCGGGGCATGGGCGGCCAGTACCGGATCACGGGGGACAAATACCCTCGGATGCGCCCGCCGCGCCGCCGCGGCAGGCTCGTCGCCGCCGTGGTGGCGTCCGTCTGCGCGCTCGGCCTGATCGGCTGGGGGACGCTGCAGCTCATCGACGTCTTCACCGGCGGCGGCAAGAAGACCTCGGCGGCCGGTTCGAAGACCGACTGCCGTGCCAAGGCGGGCACCGCGGCCACGGCGACCCCGGCCGCCCAGGTGAAGACTCTGCCCAAGCCGGGCCAGATCACGGTGAACGTCTACAACGCCACCGCGCGCACCGGCCTCGCCAAGGCCACCGCCGACGAACTGAAGAAGCGCGGCTTCCGGATCGGCGACGTGGGCAACGCGCCCGGGGAGTTCGACAAGAAGGTCAAGGGGACCGGGATACTGCTCGGCCCCGCCGACGCCCAGAACACCTCGGTGGCGGTGCTCGGCACCCAGCTGGCGGACGCCGAACGCCGCACCGACGCGGGCCGCAAGGGCGCCGACCTCGACCTCATCCTGGGCGACGCCTTCAAGGGCCTGACGAAGCCGGCGGACGCCCAGCAGGCACTGACGGCCCTGACGGACCCACAGCCGACGGCTTCTCCGAAGAAGGGGTGCTGA
- a CDS encoding type II toxin-antitoxin system VapB family antitoxin, giving the protein MIFKRIGNGRPYPDHGRESTRQWADVAPRPVRLDQLVTTKQQLDLETLLAEDSTFYGDLFAHVVKWQGDLYLEDGLHRAVRAALQQRQVLHARVLELD; this is encoded by the coding sequence GTGATCTTCAAGCGCATCGGAAACGGCCGGCCGTACCCCGACCACGGCCGGGAAAGCACCCGGCAGTGGGCGGACGTCGCGCCGCGCCCGGTCCGCCTCGATCAGCTCGTGACCACCAAGCAGCAGCTCGATCTGGAGACCCTGCTGGCGGAGGACTCGACGTTCTACGGCGACCTCTTCGCGCACGTCGTGAAGTGGCAGGGCGATCTCTACCTGGAGGACGGCCTGCACCGCGCGGTCCGCGCCGCCCTCCAGCAGCGCCAGGTGCTGCACGCGCGCGTGCTCGAACTCGACTGA
- a CDS encoding HdeD family acid-resistance protein yields MTEVPSSGPNPGPQYDDRSVHAAQARGGRREHEPEPPFEGPLHALSRAAWQVVLGTGIASLILGILVLVWPGASLLAAGVLFGLYLLISGIFQLASAFGTHMTTSLRVLAFISGALSILLGLFCFRGPFQSILLLALWIGIGWLIRGITQTLAAASDPRMPARGWQICLGILTFIAGIVLIDSPFRSVAVLTLVGGIWLLVVGIVEIVTAFSIRGRAKQIPKTV; encoded by the coding sequence ATGACCGAGGTACCGAGCAGCGGCCCCAACCCGGGCCCTCAGTACGACGACCGGAGCGTCCACGCGGCCCAGGCCCGGGGCGGCCGGCGCGAGCACGAGCCGGAGCCGCCGTTCGAGGGCCCCCTGCACGCCCTGTCCCGGGCCGCCTGGCAGGTGGTCCTGGGCACCGGGATCGCCTCGCTGATCCTGGGGATCCTGGTCCTGGTCTGGCCGGGCGCCTCCCTGCTCGCGGCGGGCGTCCTCTTCGGCCTCTACCTCCTCATCAGCGGCATCTTCCAGCTGGCCTCCGCCTTCGGCACGCACATGACGACCTCGCTGCGCGTGCTGGCCTTCATCAGCGGCGCCCTGTCGATCCTGCTGGGCCTGTTCTGCTTCCGCGGGCCCTTCCAGTCGATCCTGTTGCTCGCCCTGTGGATCGGCATCGGCTGGCTGATCCGCGGCATCACCCAGACCCTGGCCGCCGCCTCCGACCCCCGGATGCCCGCCCGCGGCTGGCAGATCTGCCTCGGGATCCTCACCTTCATCGCCGGCATCGTGCTGATCGACTCGCCGTTCAGGTCGGTCGCCGTGCTGACCCTCGTCGGCGGCATCTGGCTGCTCGTGGTGGGCATCGTGGAGATCGTCACCGCCTTCAGCATCCGCGGCCGGGCCAAGCAGATCCCGAAGACCGTCTGA
- a CDS encoding HhH-GPD-type base excision DNA repair protein: MDVTLHLAQDPEADALLGRSPLAALVGMLLDQQVPMEWAFKGPRTIADRLGAGAGGDLDPHEIAAMDPEAFAALLAEKPAVHRYPGSMAKRIQQLCQYLVEHHDGDAEAVWRGVPTGAELLKRLEDLPGFGKQKAQIFLALLGKQLGVTPQGWREAAGAYGEARSFRSVADITGPESLDKVRAHKQEMKAAAKSAKSAKISGK; encoded by the coding sequence ATGGACGTCACCCTGCATCTCGCCCAGGACCCGGAGGCCGACGCGCTGCTCGGGCGCTCCCCGCTCGCCGCGCTGGTGGGCATGCTGCTCGACCAGCAGGTGCCGATGGAGTGGGCCTTCAAGGGCCCCCGCACCATCGCCGACCGGCTCGGCGCCGGGGCCGGCGGAGACCTCGACCCGCACGAGATCGCGGCGATGGACCCGGAGGCCTTCGCCGCGCTGCTCGCCGAGAAGCCGGCCGTGCACCGCTACCCGGGCTCGATGGCCAAGCGGATCCAGCAGCTGTGCCAGTACCTCGTCGAGCACCACGACGGGGACGCCGAGGCGGTCTGGCGGGGTGTCCCGACCGGTGCCGAACTGCTGAAACGGCTGGAGGACCTGCCCGGGTTCGGCAAGCAGAAGGCCCAGATCTTCCTCGCGCTGCTCGGCAAACAGCTCGGCGTCACGCCCCAGGGCTGGCGGGAGGCCGCGGGCGCGTACGGCGAGGCGCGGTCCTTCCGCTCGGTCGCCGACATCACCGGGCCCGAGTCGCTGGACAAGGTGCGGGCGCACAAGCAGGAAATGAAGGCCGCGGCCAAGTCGGCCAAGTCGGCCAAGATCTCCGGGAAATGA